Below is a window of Jonesiaceae bacterium BS-20 DNA.
TTTACGCGGCGGACCGCGCCCACCACGTTGACACGCTCGTGCGGCCGGCCCTAGAGCGCGGTGCGCTCGTGGTCACCGACCGCTATATTGACTCGTCCGTTGCGTACCAGGGAACAGGGCGAGAGCTGACGGCTAAGTCCATCCGCGATCTTTCGATGTGGGCTACGCAAGGACTCGTGCCACACCTGACGGTGCTTTTGGATATTGACCCAGCGGTGGGCGCTTCGCGGTTTACCGATGCCCCAGACCGGTTGGAACGGGCAGGCGACGAGTTTCATTTGCGTACGCGGCAGGCATACCTAGATATGGCGGCCCAAGAGCCGCACCGTTGGGTCACCGTGGACGGCAACGGCACGATTGAGGACATTGCCGCTCTGGTGCGACAAGCCGTAGTCGAGGCCCTGGTTGCGACATTGAGTAAGTCAAATTTGCGGCTCAAACTTGATGCGGCACAGCTAAAGGCAGACGATGCTGCTAGCACCGGGCCAGTAACGTCATGAGCGTCTGGGACGAGCTAGTTGGCCAAGATTCCGTGGTCCAAACTCTCAAAGATGCGGTTGCAGTCCCGGGAGCGATGACACACTCTTGGTTGCTCACGGGACCGCCGGGGTCCGGGCGGTCGAATGCCGCCCGCGCATTTGCGGCCGCGCTGCAATGCGAGCAAGGCGGCTGCGGCTCGTGTGAATCTTGCCAAAACGTTAGCCGCGGTACCCACCCTGACGTCACGGTAGTGGCGACTGAAAAGGTGACCATAGCGATCGATGAAGTACGCGGATTAATTAGTCAGGCATCGAGAACTCCATCTGGAGGCCGCTGGCGCGTCATCATTATTGAAGACGCGGACCGCATGGCCGAGCGCACCACAAACGTTCTGCTCAAGGCAATTGAAGAGCCACCACCACGCACCGTGTGGCTGCTGTGCGCGCCTAGTCCCCAGGACGTCATGGTCACGATCCGCTCGCGTTGCCGTCAGGTGAGCCTGCGAATCCCGCCGGTTGAGGCTGTGGCCCAACTGTTGGTGGACCGTGACGGGGCTGATCCGCAGGTGGCGTTGGTTGCCGCGCGGGCCGCACAGTCGCACGTGGGCTTGGCCCGCAGGCTTGCGCATGACCCGCAGGCGCGGTCACGGCGCAATGCGGTGCTGAACTTGGTAACCAAAATTAGAGGCGTTGCCGATGCCGTTATCTACGCGGGTGAACTCGTTGCGGTTTCCCAAGATGAGGCAAAGTCCGCAACCGAAGAGCGCGACGCCGAGGAAAAGGCAGAGCTGTTGCGAATGCTGGGGGCTGAGCTGGGCAAGAAGCTCGCGCCGGCGCTGCGGTCTCAGCTCAAGCAGTTAGAAGACGAGCAAAAGAGACGGGCGACCAGGCACCAGCGCGACGTCCTAGACCGCGCGATGATTGACTTGTTGTCGCTGTATCGAGATATCTTGACCATGCAGTTACACACGGGGAGCGATCTGATCAACTTGGAGCAAGAAGATTTTATTTTGCGAGTCGCTGAAACTTCTACAGCGGTCCAGACGTTAGACAAGATGGATGCGATAGCGACTGCCCGGACCCGCTTAGCCGGAAACGTTGCTGCGCTACTTGCCGTTGAAGCGATGATGGTTGCATTGCGGCCACCTGCGCGGCAGAGCTAATTCCCGCAAGGTGACCCAGAACTAACCCCAGCAAGATCATGTAGGTGTAATAACACCGAACCTAGCAAGACCATATAGAAGAAATGTCAGGGCGCGATACCATCGGGTTCCGCGTCCACCCCGCCAAGTTGGAGAACTTACGCATGAAAATTCAGCACCGTTTGCGTGCCGCTGTTGCTGCAGTTGCCGTTGGGGCCGTTGTGGTTCTCTCCGGATGTTCAAGCTGGATCCCAGACCAGGATCCAAACCAGAATCCTGCCAACTCTTCGAGCTCTTCCGTGCCAGATCCTGCGCCGGTGACGGGGCCAGCAGGCGTGGTACCTGCAAGTTTTGAGGAAATCTACAACCAGGATGTGGAGTGGACCAAGTGTGGTGGCGGGGCATTCCAATGTGCTGACATTCAGGTACCACTGGATTGGGACAATCCGGATTCTGAGAGCATCACCATTGCGGCTCAGCGGTACAACGCTCGGGAGAAAGCCATGGGAACGATCTTGGTTAACCCGGGTGGACCGGGTGGATCAGGGATCGACCTAGTCAGTTATGCTCCCGCTGTTTTTGGTAGGGAACTGCTCAAGAACTACAATATCTTGGGGTTTGATCCACGTGGAGTGGGGCAGTCCGAGCCGATTACTTGCCTAGAACCGGCCGAGATGGACAGGTTCTTGGCTACCTCTTATGGTGAGTTGACCGAGGATCTATTAGTTAAAGCCACCGAAGAACAGAAAAAATTTGGTCAGGCCTGCGCCAAGAATTCCGGTGCGATTCTGGGTGAAGTAGATACACAAAGCGCTGCTAAGGACATGGACCTCATGCGGGCCGTGGTGGGCGATGAGAAACTCAACTACCTGGGCTTCTCATATGGCACGCAACTGGGAGCCACCTACGCTGGAATCTACCCGGAAAATGTGGGAAAGATGGTGCTCGATGGCGCCATTGACCTGCGGTTGACCTCCCATGCGCAGAGCTTGCAGCAGGCGGTTGGGTTTGAAAACGCTCTGCGTGCGTTTGTGACTGATTGCCAGACCCGGTCCGATTGCGTCTTGCAAGGATCCGTTGATGATGGCATGAAGCAAATTGACCAGCTTCTATCCGGATTGCTGGCCAACCCTATGCCTACGGATCATGAGGGCCGGGTGCTAACTCAAAATCTAGGATTCTACGGCATGGCCCAGCCCCTGTATGCGGAGCCATTGTGGGCGATGCTGCGGGCGGCACTCACCGAGGCGATCATGGCAAATGATGGCTCGAGTTTGCTGGAACTCTCTGACATGTACTTTGGCCGTGAAGATGATGGCACCTATGCGGATAACTCGTTTGAGGCGTTCACCGCAATTAATTGCCTAGATAGCCGCGAAGACGCTGATTTTGCGACCATGCAGGCGGAGAACGCCGAGATTATCAAGGCCGCACCGGTTATGGGCAAGTTCTTTGGGTTTGGAGCTGCAGGATGTGCGGACTGGCCGTACCCTGAAGCACCTCAGGACTTTGACCTCTCGGCGAAGGGTGCTGCACCGATCATGGTCATTGGAACTACCAATGATCCTGCAACTCCGTATATTTGGGCGGAAGGGCTATCTGAGCAGCTTGAGTCCGGGTTCTTGGTAACCCATGTTGGTGAGGGACACACAGCTTACGGCCAGGGTAGTGCCTGCATCGTTGAAGTGGTTGATGACTACTTTGTGAATGGAACAATCCCAGCCAAGGATCCAGAATGTAAGTGAGCGGTGAGCGGTGAGCGGTGAGCGGTGAGCGGTGAGCGGTGAGCGGTGAGCGGTGAGCGGTGAGCGGTGAGCGGTGAGCGGTGAGCGGTGAGCGGTGAGCGGTGAGCGGTGAGCGGTGAGCGGTGAGCGGTGAGCGGTGAGCGGTGAGCGGTGAGCGGTGAGCGGTGAGCGGTGAGCGGTGAGCGGTGAGCGGTGAGTCCTGTAACCATACCGAGTCTGGACCGGTACCAAAATAGCGCACCATATTGAATTCCAAGGCAAGCGAGAGAGTGACGACTGTAACGTATCCCACCGTGGGTCGTTTTGCAGAAAGCATGGTTGGGTCGGTAGAGTTATCGAGGTTCTTCACTCACATCAATGACACGCTCTGGGTGTGGGAGAAGCCGGCCGCCTTAGCTCAGTCGGCAGAGCGTTTCACTCGTAATGAAAAGGTCGCGAGTTCGATTCTCGCAGGCGGCTCAATCCTGGCACGTAAGGTGCTGGAACCCAGCCCTCGAATCCGTTTTCGGATTCGGGGGCTTTTTCATGCCATGTTGGCATTAGGTCGTTGACTGTCAAGCCTAGAAAATTGGCAACTAGCAGCAACTCTGTGGCTGACCACCCCGTCCCCCCTTTTAGTTTTCTACTAACTGAAGCGCTAGTGACGCCAAGCAGGGTAACCAGAACCCGTTGCTCCAAATCGTGAGCAAACAAATATTGGCGCACGGTCATACCAATCGCCTGGTCGGCGCTCATTTTCTTAGCCGCTGGTGCTTCAACTGTCATTGCCATGAATTAACTATCTCAAGGATTTGCGTTAAATGCAATCAGTCAATTGAAACGCACTTGATTGTGTGCCACACTCAATGCATCTAGTTGCGTTTTTCTCAACCAAGAGAGGTGTGTGAAAGTGACTGCAAGTGTTGAGTCTTTGATCGAGTTGCAGGAAGCCGCAAAGTTGTTGCCTGGTACAACGCCCGGAACTCTGCGGCGTTGGGCAGATGCTGGGATAGTTGCGCATGTGCGCTTGCCTGGAGGGCGTCTCTGGTTTGATCCCGAGGATGTCAAGGCTTTGATGATTGTTGTGGAGCCATCAGGTGGCGGCAGTGGTGTCGGCTGACGTGGCGTTTTCAGTGTTTGTACCAGATCCCATTGATGTCGATGAACGTGATCACGCTGATCTTCCCTTGCTCGCGCAGGTGGAATTGATCGCTAATCCGTTTGAGCTCTTCCATGGTGACCGTGACTTCTTCGCCATTTTTAGCGGTGAACGTGAACATGAAAGTTTCCCATCTGTGTACCCGCATGGCGTTTCCGTGCTGGGTATACGGGAGCCGAATAGTCTCTCTGTTCTGGCTCCTGCGCGCCGGTTGATATCGGATCAATCGCCGCGTCGGTGGCGGGATGCTTGCAGGCGTCCCGCCACTACCTCTTACGTACCGTTGTGCACGCCCGTGACGGCGCTAAAGGCCAGGTGGTGCACCAATGAATGATCGTTTGATGGAGCTCGCGTGGCAGGCTCGTTGCCCCTCTATGGGCGAGAAATTAGTCCTGCTGGCATGTGCTTATCACGCCACGAATGGCTCCCAGGTGCGCATAGACCCACAAGTTTGGGCTGGGCGCTTGGGTATGTCTATTGGTCGCGTTGAAGCGGCTATTTCAGCGTTACATCGTGCCGGGCTGGTTGATGCTCGGCGTTGGGAAGATTCCGGCTGCTGGTCAGCTCGCGTGCTACTTGGAGGCAAAAAATGAGTAAGAAAGCGACCACTTGGGCTTGGGAACAAGACGTTTGTACGGAGCAGTCAATTATTTTGTTAGCACTCGCTCACTTCCTGGACGAAGGACGCATTGTGGCACGTATGCCGATGGCAGAGCTTGTGCGTAAGTCGAGGCAGACGCAAGCAGAAGTGCTTGTGAGGTTACAAGAACTCAAGCCACAAGGGCTGATTAGTTACGACCTAAACCTTATCCCGGACACGTTGGTCTACTCGTTGCCGGTTGAACTCGATGAGGTGGACACGGATGAGTAGCGATTACGTAGTTATTCGTTCGGGCGCTAGCGTGCTTCGAGATGACGTAGTGAACTCGCAGTTATCTATTGCTGCTATCGGCTTACTCACGTTGGCACTGACGCAACCAGGTGGTGTTGACCTAGGGGCAGAAACGTTTGTCGGACGCGGGTTTGATGAAGAAACTATCGGCGCTTCGATGCAGGAACTAACTGATGCAGGGCATCGTCACGTGTTCACACTAACCTCAGCGACTGGTGCTACGGACCAGATCACCATCTTCTCGGATGAATCCATCGGGTCTGACGTGGCTCTAGAAAGATTCCTTCAAAATCGTATTGGCCCCATGGCTGATGAGGCTAAGGAGATCTTGAAATGAGCGTTAAGGCTTCGTCGTGGGCTTGGTCATTAAAATCGGTCAGTGGCCACGAATTGTTGGTACTGCTGGCGCTGGCTGATGCCGCAAATGATGATGGCTACTGCTGGCCATCCCAAGCAGAGATTGCTTGTAAAGCCCGGCAGGTTGATCGCACAGTGCGCCGCCATCTGACTTCACTTACACAAAAGGGCCTAATCCAGGTGGAGACTCGGATGCGTCGCGGTTGGGGCAATGGCCGTTCTTCGAATGGATACTACCTAAATTTGGGAATGACTGACGCAGACGTTGTTGCAGGTCAGACACAACCGGACAATCTGTCCGCATGTGAAGTGGAACCAGAAACACCTCCTGTGGATAACTTACATAACCGCAGGTCAGACACAACCGGACAATCTGTCCTGTTGTCACCACAACAGGACACAGGTGTCCGGTCACAACAGGACACAGGTGACCGGTTGTATCCTTATGGGTCTTTTAACCATCATGATGAACCACCAAACCAAACCATGGTCCCAGCGCAACCTTCGGATGCTGCTGGTGCTCTGGGTGTGGTTCGGTCTGGTTTGGTTGGAACTTCGAATCTCAAAGACGCCATGCTGCTGGTCCGTAAGTGCTTGCCAGATCCGATGCACATCATTGACGCGCAGCTAGCGCCGAGCGTTGGCCAGATGCTGCAAGAACGTTTGGATGCTGGCTGGTCTCCTGCACAGATCCGGGCGGCTATGGATCAACCATTGCCTGCCCAGGTCAGCCGTTTAGGGTCGCTTGTCGCAAAGCGATTGGCGACCAACGTGCTTCCCGAGTTGGCACCGGAAGCGCTTCGTAAGGAGGCATTGGGCCGGGTTGCAACTATCCAACCGGTGGATGACGAACCCCTCGTAGATCCGCGTTTTAATGCGGTTTGTGAGCGAATTCGACATGAAAATC
It encodes the following:
- the tmk gene encoding dTMP kinase, giving the protein MTTSVQSQTGLFISFEGGDGCGKTTQARLLGTWLAEHLGVELCLTREPGGTTMGQQVRNLVLHGEDMGAHAEALLYAADRAHHVDTLVRPALERGALVVTDRYIDSSVAYQGTGRELTAKSIRDLSMWATQGLVPHLTVLLDIDPAVGASRFTDAPDRLERAGDEFHLRTRQAYLDMAAQEPHRWVTVDGNGTIEDIAALVRQAVVEALVATLSKSNLRLKLDAAQLKADDAASTGPVTS
- a CDS encoding helix-turn-helix domain-containing protein — its product is MSVKASSWAWSLKSVSGHELLVLLALADAANDDGYCWPSQAEIACKARQVDRTVRRHLTSLTQKGLIQVETRMRRGWGNGRSSNGYYLNLGMTDADVVAGQTQPDNLSACEVEPETPPVDNLHNRRSDTTGQSVLLSPQQDTGVRSQQDTGDRLYPYGSFNHHDEPPNQTMVPAQPSDAAGALGVVRSGLVGTSNLKDAMLLVRKCLPDPMHIIDAQLAPSVGQMLQERLDAGWSPAQIRAAMDQPLPAQVSRLGSLVAKRLATNVLPELAPEALRKEALGRVATIQPVDDEPLVDPRFNAVCERIRHENPEFSQRKVAELAYAQIQQSSGALP
- a CDS encoding alpha/beta hydrolase, with amino-acid sequence MSGRDTIGFRVHPAKLENLRMKIQHRLRAAVAAVAVGAVVVLSGCSSWIPDQDPNQNPANSSSSSVPDPAPVTGPAGVVPASFEEIYNQDVEWTKCGGGAFQCADIQVPLDWDNPDSESITIAAQRYNAREKAMGTILVNPGGPGGSGIDLVSYAPAVFGRELLKNYNILGFDPRGVGQSEPITCLEPAEMDRFLATSYGELTEDLLVKATEEQKKFGQACAKNSGAILGEVDTQSAAKDMDLMRAVVGDEKLNYLGFSYGTQLGATYAGIYPENVGKMVLDGAIDLRLTSHAQSLQQAVGFENALRAFVTDCQTRSDCVLQGSVDDGMKQIDQLLSGLLANPMPTDHEGRVLTQNLGFYGMAQPLYAEPLWAMLRAALTEAIMANDGSSLLELSDMYFGREDDGTYADNSFEAFTAINCLDSREDADFATMQAENAEIIKAAPVMGKFFGFGAAGCADWPYPEAPQDFDLSAKGAAPIMVIGTTNDPATPYIWAEGLSEQLESGFLVTHVGEGHTAYGQGSACIVEVVDDYFVNGTIPAKDPECK
- a CDS encoding DNA polymerase III subunit delta', with the translated sequence MSVWDELVGQDSVVQTLKDAVAVPGAMTHSWLLTGPPGSGRSNAARAFAAALQCEQGGCGSCESCQNVSRGTHPDVTVVATEKVTIAIDEVRGLISQASRTPSGGRWRVIIIEDADRMAERTTNVLLKAIEEPPPRTVWLLCAPSPQDVMVTIRSRCRQVSLRIPPVEAVAQLLVDRDGADPQVALVAARAAQSHVGLARRLAHDPQARSRRNAVLNLVTKIRGVADAVIYAGELVAVSQDEAKSATEERDAEEKAELLRMLGAELGKKLAPALRSQLKQLEDEQKRRATRHQRDVLDRAMIDLLSLYRDILTMQLHTGSDLINLEQEDFILRVAETSTAVQTLDKMDAIATARTRLAGNVAALLAVEAMMVALRPPARQS